TTGAATTTTAGTAAATTCTATCAATTTAACCAATTCATTCATTATTAAGGGGGAAAATTTAATGGCTGGACAAATTCGTATGAGTCCTGAGGAGCTAAAATCAAAAGCTAAACTATACGGACGAAGCTCTGATGAAATTAAAGATATTCTTGGAAAATTACAAGGATTACAAAATGAATTACGTGGAGAATGGGAAGGCCGTGCTTTTGATGGTTTTGATCGACAATTCAACGATTTAAGACCAAAAGTAGAAAGCTTCTCACAATTATTACATGAGATTGATGTTCAACTTACCAAAACTGCAGAGGCTGTTGCTTCTCATGATGAAGAGTTATCACGTAATTTCGGCTTGAAATAAGAAACGTTGATATTCTCTACATAAAAAGAAGGTTTCAAAGTTAGCCATGCGACTTCTGTTGTATGGCTAACTTACTTTTAAGAAAAGAATGAATTTTAATTTTTATGTATAATAGGCTATTTTTAGATTTTTTTATTCGCAGGAGTGATAAGTATTGAAAAAAATTAAGTGGAGTATCTTGTTGTTTATCATTTTAGCACTTGTATTTGCAACAGGGACTTCCTATTTAGCTTTAAATAAAAAGTTAAAAAAAGAAGATGAAAAAAGCACTCCAAAAATGACGGTTGCTTTAGTAAACGAGGATCAAGGGACGCTATTTGAAGGGAATAAAATAGCATTTGGAGATCAGTTTATAAAAAATATTAATAAAGACAATAATCAACAATGGTATGTGGTCAGTCGTGGAGTTGCAGAAAATGG
This sequence is a window from Bacillus pseudomycoides DSM 12442. Protein-coding genes within it:
- a CDS encoding WXG100 family type VII secretion target, with the translated sequence MAGQIRMSPEELKSKAKLYGRSSDEIKDILGKLQGLQNELRGEWEGRAFDGFDRQFNDLRPKVESFSQLLHEIDVQLTKTAEAVASHDEELSRNFGLK